The Nicotiana tomentosiformis chromosome 9, ASM39032v3, whole genome shotgun sequence genome contains the following window.
GGCTACCCTTAGAGActagattctagcattcaaacaagaatccaATGAGCCGTTGCACGAGATATGGAAGAGGTACCGCACTATGGTGAAAAagtgcccgaataatgacatgactaagaccatgattcaacaaaccttctatagggggatcaatactaccaatcaatgcgtggtcaaccaacttgtcggtggaaatttcatgaacACACCTTATGCTGAGGCTTGTGAATTTTGGATAAGATGGCGGATACCTCATTAGCATGGCAAAGTAGGGCCAATGTTCCGCAAGGTGACCCCAATATCATTCACCTACAAAAggaactacatgatcatgggcaagctatcgtagagttaacaaccacaatgaaccaattggccaaagctcagCTGCAACAAGTTCAAGGACCGAAACAAGTGAATGCGATGTAAGGtgtaaatatgatgatgaacaagagacGACAAAAAGGTCAATAAGGGCAAAGTCATCCAGAACAATTCATGCAAGATAATAGTGGGTATGACCAAGGTGATTCGTATAATGAGCAAGAAGAACAAGTGCAATAcatcaacaattatcaaggtcaaagaaacaatgctcaaaatcaacaacaatggagatcacagggaaatcaaggaaattggaacaaccaaggcaccaaggcaattggagtggtggcaacaaaaatcaaggtaattggggaaagaacaataatcaaggcaattggaataatcaaggaaaccaaggcaatttgggtggcaacaatcaaagtaattggggaggtaatcaaggagggtggaacaacaacaacaaccgggggtcgggttttcaaaggcccccgatgttaCAACAACCGAGCAATCCACCTCCATATCCTGTTCAGGGCCCAAGCTCttctaacaatgagatgggaaggattaaaaatatgttcaaacaaatgctGGAGAAAAAtaccgactccgatgctcaattagcctcccacaatacttcaatccgcaatttggaggttcaacttggccaattctcacaagcattgaacactcgtcctaaggggacACTATCAAGtaatacggtggtgaacccaaagggtgagAATAATACGGTACATGCTATGTTCGTGACTACGAGAAGTGGAAAACGTGGAGATGCAACCACCttaaatcaaagaagaattgtggatgatgatattgtgattcaagaagatgaaattccaagcaatgtgaCTCAAGATAATGACGAAGTGAGAAttaatattgatgaaaatgtggaggagacccacatctatgagctTGCAAATGGAAGATCAGAGCACGTGAAAATCTCgaagtcggcatttttctccGATGCTCGGCTAATTGAGGTTGCAAATGCTCGGCTAAACAAATAATGGACCCACATCCGATGCTCAATgtggaggtgaacccgtctagggagcacgtgattgacataccgaaACCAGTATAGCCAAAGGCTAAggtaccaatgccaaggcctcatccttcataccctcaaaggcttgcagaGCAAAATAGTAAGAACCAATTCAAAACGTTTATTGGCACGATGAAGAGTTTGTTTATCAATGTACCATTGGTTGAGGCATTGGAACAAATGCCGGGTTATGCAaaattcatgaaggacttggtcatcaagaagaggtcgatgaattgtgaaactatcaagatgacacatcaagtgagtgctattgtgcactcaatggctccgaaattggaagatccgtgtgctttcacaatcccttgcactattgggagcgccGATTTTTCCAaagttttatgtgatttgggggcaagtatcaacttgatgccctactctgtgttcaaaactttgggaattaggAAACCAatacccacatctatgaggttgcaaatggcggatcggactatgaagaggccattgggaattattgatgatgtgttagtctGTGTTGATAAGTTTATCCTTCCAGcggactttgtgatccttgattgtgaggttgactacgaggtgcctattatcttgggtagacctttccttgctacgggcaAGGCTCTTGTTGATATGGAAGCCGATGAGCTCACTTTCTGGGTGGGAGAcaaaaaggtggttttccatgtgtgcaaatcgataaggcaaccaaatagcaatgaagtttgttcattCGTGGAATTAGTGACCGAAGTAATTATTGATGATGCTAGTGTCACAATGAATGTTAATGATAATTTAGAAGTCGTATTGCTCAACCTTGATGATGAGGAGGAGAAATAAGGCTATTTGGAGTGTGTTAATGCATTGCAAGGGATGGGGTAGTGAACTTATGAGCCCCACAagctatctttggatcttgaaaaccgaaagactcctccaacaaagccctcaatcgaggagcctcccactttggagttaaatccATTGCCTCCGCATCTCAgatatgaattccttggcccttcttctactttaccggttatcctttcttcttgtttgactaacatacAGGTAGAGTCCACATTAGAGGTGCTACAAAGGAGGTAAAGAGCAATCGGATGGACCTTGGCAGATATCCGGGgcataagccccgccttttgcatgcacaagattatattGGAGGAGggtgccaaaccctccattgaacatcaaaggaggctaaatgaagtaatgcaagaggtggtcaagaaggagatcataaagtggttggatgccggggttttttaccccatttccgatagctcatggacttctccggtgcaatgtgtcccaaagaaagaggGTATAACTGTGATAactaatgacaagaatgaatcgatcccccacaagaactgtcaccggatgaagagtgtgcatggactataggaagctcaacaaagtcactcggaaagatcattttccgcttccatttcttaatcaaatgttggataggttggccGGACGTGCTTTTTATTTCTTCCTGGATGGATACTCCAGCTAAATCagattcttattgctcctgaggaccaagagaagaccactttcacttgtccataaggtacctttgcattctcgaggattccatttgggttatgtaatgTACCGACGACTTtttaacggtgtatgatggctattttcaccgatatgtTGGAAGAAATTCTtgaggtattcatggatgatttctccgttattgggaattcttttgatgattacttgaacaacttggacaaggtattggcaagatgtgaggaaactaacttggttttgaattgggagaaatgtcacttcatggtcgaggaagtcATTATCCTCGGtcacaagatttcaaagtatgGTACTGAGGTTGATAAAGCCAAAATTAAAGTGATATCCAAACTGCCCCCTACATccatgaagggagtgaggagcttcttgggtcatgcggggttctatcgccgattcatcaaagattgttccaaagtggtgaaccctttgtgtaaacctttggagaaggatgccaagttctatttcaatgaagattgcatgaaagcattcgagttgcttaagttcaagttgactactactcctattattaccACACTGGATTGGAGctttccttttgagctcatgtgtgacacaagtgatgtggcggttggagagGTGTTGGGGAAACGTATCAACAAAAGCTTACATCCGGTCTATTATTTcagcaagaccatgaatgatgcccaagtcaactacagaGTGACAAAAAAAGAGCTCCTTTATAATGTCTTTATTTTGGAGAAGTtctgcccatacttgatgggtacaaaggtgattgttcacaccgaccacaCGGTGCTTcggtatttgatgagcaagaaagattctaaggcaaggttgatgcggtgggtgcttctattgcaagagtttgatctagagattcaagaccgcaagggtagcgagaatcaagtggcggaccacttgtcccgattggaggaggggaggccacatgacggccttgagatcaatgattcatttcctgacgaGCAACTCCTAATCGTTTCAATGAccgagatgccatggttcgccgacttagcaaactatcttgtgagtggcattgtaccgaattagttctcttcaaaccaaaggaagaagctcaaacgggattgccttgactattattgggatgagccgtatctTTTCCGAATATGTACCGATGATGTGATCCgacgatgtgtgccggaggaagaataaaatgggtattcttgaggcttgACACTCTTCATCGTAtgatggtcaccatggtggagcaagaacggcggcaaaagttttgagttgtggattctattggcctactctctacaaggatgctagtgagcttgtcaagcggtgtgatgaatgccaaagggccggtgggatctcaaagaagaatgaaatgacTCTCACCACTATTTTGGAGATAGATATCTTCGATATGTAgggtattgattttatgggtccgtttgttagctcttgtgggaacacctacattctaGTTGCGGTGGATTATGTATCTATATGGGTTGA
Protein-coding sequences here:
- the LOC138898613 gene encoding uncharacterized protein; protein product: MPRPHPSYPQRLAEQNSKNQFKTFIGTMKSLFINVPLVEALEQMPGYAKFMKDLVIKKRSMNCETIKMTHQVSAIVHSMAPKLEDPCAFTIPCTIGSADFSKVLCDLGASINLMPYSVFKTLGIRKPIPTSMRLQMADRTMKRPLGIIDDVLVCVDKFILPADFVILDCEVDYEVPIILGRPFLATGKALVDMEADELTFWVGDKKVVFHVCKSIRQPNSNEVCSFVELVTEVIIDDASVTMNVNDNLEVVLLNLDDEEEK